In Labrys monachus, the genomic stretch CCTATGCTGAGCAAGGTGGACAGCGCCGCCGCCTTGAACAGTTCGCCCCAGTGATAATCGACACCATCCTCAAGGCCCGCATAACCTTCGGCATCGGCGCCCGGCTGGCGCTCCAGCACGATGGAGCGGCCGTTCGGCATGATGAGGCGGTTCCAGACCAGCAGCACGCGGCGCTGACCGAAGCCGACGCCATTGTCGTACTGGCCGATCAGCCGCGTGCCCTGCGGGATCAGCAGGATCTTTCCCGTCGGGCTGTCGTAGATGTTTTCGGTGACCTGGGCGGTGATCTGGCCGGGCAGATCGGAGCGGATGCCGGTGATCAGCGCGGCCGCGATGACCGCGCCGGCCTGGACCACATTCACCGACGCTGGTGCGGCAACGCGATCAGGCGCGACGGTGCGTTTATCCTTCGTCTGGTTGAGGAAGGAGAGTTGGCGATCCTGGGCGGTGGGTGTCGCCGGTTGGGGACTAAGACCGAGGCTGGCGAGATCGGGCTGGGTCTGCGGTTTCGCGGTCGTGGTGGGTGCCGGTGCCTGCGCGGAGACATTGCGGGTCTCGGTCGCGGCGAACAGCCGGGCGGTACGGGCGGCTTCGGTTTCCTGAAGGCGGCGCTGCTCCTCCTGGGTCAGTCCGGAATTGGGCGTGGCGATCGTGGGCGTCGGCACCGGCTGGCCGCGGTTCTGGGCGCTGACGATGGGACGGCCGAGATCGCCGGGCAACGGGGCTCCGAGCTTCGGCACGCCCGCATAATCCTTCGGCAGGTTGTTGAGGCCGTCCGGCGTCGTGCGGTTGTCGGTCGAATAAAGCTCCTGCCCCTTGCCACCGTCCCGGGTCTGGAGCGCATAGATCAGCGCCCCGCCGATCCCGAGGCCGGCGACCACGCCGAGACCGGCGAGCACTTTGCGCGACAGGCGGGTGACGCGCGGCGGTTCAGCTCGAAGGCGCATCGGCGTGGCCGGCTCTCCGGTGAGCGGCCGGTCGCTGTCGTCCGGCTCCCGACCGGCTCTTGTTCCCGGATCGATCGCGCTCATGACGCCGGCCTTCCGTCGGTGCGAGTGACGCGCACGCGCTTCTGGTTCTTGTCCGACCCGAAGCGCAGTTCGGCGGCGGCGAACAGCCGATCGACGATCATGTAGTTGCCGCGCACCCGGTAGTTCACCAGTTCGGAGGTGTCGCCCTCGGGGCCGACGACGAACAGCGGCGGCATCTCGCCCTGGGAAATCCCCTTCGGGAATTCGATGAACACCTGTTTGCCGTCGTCGAAGGCGCGCAAGGGACGCCATGGTGCCGGATCGCCGGTGACCTCGTAGCGGAAGTTGACACTGGCGAGGTTGACGCCGGTCGCCACCGGTTGAACGGCTTCCGCCTGGCTGTTCTGCCGGCGCAGCGCGATGAGCTGATCCTGCGGATATTGCCAGGAGACCGAGGCCATGTAGGTCTTCTCGGTCGAGCGCAGCTCCATGTGATAGGTACGGGCATTGGTGTTGATCACAAGATTGGACATCAACTCCGGCCGGGTCGGCTTGACGAGGATATGCACCTGCTTCGTTGCGCCCGTGCCGCTTTCGGTGTCGCCGATGATCCAGCGCACGGTGTCGCCGGCGGCAACGGGACCGGAACCCACCAGCGTTTCGCCGGGCTGCAGGGCGATGTCGGTGATCTGCCCGGGCGCGGTATAGACTTGATAGAGCGCACCATCGACGAAGGGATAGATCTGGATGGCGTTGATGAAGCCGTTCCTGACCGGCTGCATCCGGGCACTGGCATTGGCCTCGTTGACACGCGCCGCCGGGTCCGCCAGTTCCGGCATCGGCTTTCCGTCCTTGCCCACAGGTTTCAACTGACCGGGCAGAGGCAGCACCTTGGGCAGTTCCACCACCCGGACAGGCGCGGGCGGATCGACCGTCTGCACAGCGGGCGCGACATCGTCATAGGAGATCTCGGGCGGCTTCTGCGCGGTGGCGCAGCCGGCGAGCGCCGACGTGCAAAGCAGCAAAGCTGCGAACGCGGCTTTACGACGAGCCGCCTTTCCGGTTCCGCACATTGGCGGCATGGCGTGAATACGGTTCGCCGGATGTCCGGCGGTCAGACGAGACGGCCGGATCATTGTCCAAGCTCCTTCGACCAGTTGATGGCGTTGACGTAGATGCCGAGCGGATTGGCGCGGAGCTTTTCCGGCTCGCGCGGCGGCTGCACGGCGATGGTGAGGATAGCGGTCCAGCGGGCGGTATCGGCGAGCGAACCGTCCTGATAGCGGCGCTCGGTCCATGCGACGCGAAAGCTCGACGGCGAGGCGCGGATGACGCTGGAGACGTCGACCGCGATCTGGATCTTGCCGACCTTGGCGAAGGGATCGTTGGCGCGGGCATAGTCGCCGAGCGCCAGGGCTCCGCTGGTCGTCGTGAAGTCATAGGCGCGCAGCCAGTTCTGCCGGACGATGATCGGATCGGCGGGGATCGAGCGGACCTGCTCGATGAAACGGGCGAGCTGCCAGGCGGTCTGGGGATCGGTCGGCTGGTAGTCGGCGGTGGCGGGCGCGACCGCCTGTGTCGCCCCGAGCTTGTCGACCTGCACCACCCAGGGCACGATCGAGCCGGAGGCGGATTGCCAGACGAGTGCGGCGGCCAATCCGGCCGACAGGGCAAGCGATCCGAAGGCCATCAGGCGCCAGTTCTTCGCCTGCACACGGGCCGAACCGATGCGCTCGTCCCAGGCTTGGGCGGCGCGTTGATAGGGTGTCTCGGGCTCGGGCGTCTTGCCGTAGTGGGTGGCGGGTCGTTTGAACATCAGCGGTCGCTTTCGGAGAGGTTGACGGAAGAGCCGCCGCCGTGGCTGTCGCCGGATTTGACGGCATGGGCGGCGGCCTGGATGCCGTGGGAGGCTTGTTGGCCGCGCTTCATGCGCTTGGCCCATGCGGGCGGACCGCTGCTGTCGGCAGAAGATGCGGAGGCCGACGAAGCGTCGGCGGCATTGTCCGGTGCGGCTTCGCCGGTGACGGCCCGCTCCCCGGCCTGAAAACCATCCTTCATCGACGCGGCGGCGCGCTTGAACGGGCTGGCGATGGCGGCACCCACTTTGGATGCGCCGGTGCTGGCGATACCCGAAGCGCCGCCGGCGCGATAGGCGGCGGTGGCCCCGCCCGCGAGCGTCGCACCACCTCGGGCGGCAGCGGCGACCCCTCCGGCGAGAGCGGCACCGCTGGAAGCGACCGCGCCGATCGCAGCCCCTCCGGCCGCGACCATCCCGCCGGCGGCAAGACCTGTGCCGATGGCGGCACCGGCACCCAGTTGCGGACCACCGGAGACGAGGCCGCTGGCGATGCCGGGACCGAAGATGCCGAGGCCGAGCAGCGACAGGGCCGCCAGCACGATCGCCATGGCCTGGTCGATGGTCGGGGTCTCGCCGCCAAAGCCTGCGGTGAATTCGGAAAACAGCGTCGAGCCGATGCCGATGATGACGGCGAGCACCAGCACCTTGATGCCCGACGAGATGATGTTGCCGAGCACCCGTTCGGCCATGAAGGCGGATTTGCCGAACAGGCCGAAGGGGATCAGCACGAAGCCGGCGAGCGTCGTCAGCTTGAACTCGATGAGCGTCACGAAGAGCTGGATGGCGAGGATGAAGAAGGCGAGCATCACCAGGGCCCAGGCGAACAGCAGGCAGGCGATCTGAATGAAATTCTCGAAGAAGGCGACGAAGCCCATCAGGTCGGAGATCGATTCGATCAGCGGCCGCGCCGCATCGAAGCCGGTCTGCGCCACCTTGCCGGGACGCAACAGATCGGTGGTGGTGAAGCCGGTCCCCGACGCCTTCAGCCCGAGGCCGGCGAAACTTTCGAAGACGATGCGGGCGAGCGTGTTCCAGTTGCCGATGATGTAGGCGAAGACACCGACGAACAGGGTCTTCTTGACGAGGCGGGCGATGATGTCGTCGTCCGCGCCCCACGACCAGAAGAGTGCCGCCAGCGTCACGTCGATGACGATCAGCGTCGTGGCGATGAAGGCGACCTCGCCCGACAGCAGCCCGAAACCGCTGTCGATGTAGCGAGTGAAGACCTCCAGGAAATGATCGATGACCCCGGTGTCCCCCATGATCAGCGCGCCTCAACGGTGTTTGGCCCATCCGAGGGCTCGGTGGTGGGCTCTTTGGTCGCCCCCACGTTCGGTGCCGACGGCGCGCCGGGCGCCGGCGTCTCATTGGCGGCTTGGCCGAGGAAGCGAAGACGGCTTTCGGCCCAGGCGTTGAGGCAGGCCGGATCGCTACGCCCGGCTTCCCCGATGCGTTGGCAGCGCCTGAGTTCAGTGCGCAGTGGATCGGACGGGGTCGTGGCCGCAAGGCCCGGGCCGTGATAGGCCGGTGGCGCATCCTTGCGGGTCAGCTCGATCACCGTCGCGGTGACGGCGGTGCCGACGAAGACGACGGCGGCGATCCGGGCGAGCATCTTGCCGTCCATGGCGCGTGTCCCCTCGCTCAATTGCCGTAGAACATCTTGGCCGAACCGGCCTGATAGCCGGTGCCCGGCGTGAGAAACCGGCGGCGCTGCTCGCGGCCCTGATCGGCGGCGGCGGCGTGTTCGGCGTCGGTGAGTGCCTGCGCGCGGCCATTGGCGGCGAGGACGGCGGTGAGGTCGGCGAGTTGCTGGGCCTGAAGGGCGAGAAGTTGGTTGCCTGCCTGCGTCGCCTGAAGCGCGCCGGTCGCCGCCTGGCTCTCCCCCACCAGCGCCGACATCTGACTGCGGTTGGTGTCGAGATTGCCGACGACGGTGGCCTGCACGCGCATGGCGTCCTGCAAGCCGGCGATCGAGTTCTGCCACCGGGTTTTGGCATTGGCGATCAGCGTGGCGCTGCTCGTCGAGGTCGAGGCCGTGCCGTAGGTCGTGTTGAACGCCTGATCGATCTTCTGGACGTCATAGGCGATGTTCTGCGCCTGGGCGAGGAGCGCCTGCGTCCTGGCGATCGACTGCTGGAGCTGTTGAAGCGAGGAGTACGGCAGGTTCGCGAGATTGCGGGCCTGGTTGATCAGCATCTGCGCTTCGTTCTGGAGCGAGGTGATCTGGTTGGTGATCTGCTCCAGCGCACGCGCCGCCTGGAGGACATTCTGCACATAGTTGGTCGGGTCGAAGACGATGATGGCGTGCGCCGGTGCGACGATCAGGGGCGATGTCGCAAGGGGAACGGACAGGATGGATGCGGCAAACAAGCCGCCGAACGAACGGCGACGGCAACGACGAAGCGTCATGGCAAGGTCTCCACTGTGGTGAGGTTGGGAATGAGGTCGGTGGCCCAGGCGAGACCGCGATGGCGCAACCACGGACCCAGAAAGCCGGCCCGGCCGTGCTCGGCGACGACCGCCGCAATGGCGGTCTGATCGGTCTTCGACGAGGCGGCGCAGAGCGCCAGCGCCACGTCGCTGAGGCCCAGCTCGAACAGCCGGTTGCCACGCCGCGACTGGCAGTAGTAGTCGCGTTTCGGGACGGCACGGGCGAGGATCTCGATCTGGCGATCGTTGAGACCGAAACGGCGATAGATGGCGGTGATCTGCGGCTCGATCGCCCGTTCGTTGGGGAGCAACAACCGGGTCGGGCAGCTCTCGATGATGGCCGGCGCGATTGCGCTGCCATCGATGTCGCTGAGCGACTGGGTGGCGAAGATGACGGAGGCGTTCTTCTTCCTGAGCGTCTTCAGCCATTCGCGAAGCTGGCCGGCAAACCCCTCGTCGTCGAGCGCCAGCCAGCCTTCGTCGATGATGATGAGGGTCGGCGATCCGTCGAGCCGATCCTCGATGCGGTGGAACAGATAGGCGAGAACGGCGGGAGCCGCTTCGGTGCCGATCAGCCCCTCGGTCTCGAACGCCTGGACCGATGCGGAGCCGAGATGTTCTGCTTCCGCGTCAAGGAGTCGACCGTGCGCGCCGCCGACGCAGTAAGGCCGCAGCGCCTGCTTGAGGTCGTTGGACTGCAAGAGGACGCAGAGGCCGGTGATGGTGCGTTCGACCAAGGGTGCGGACGCCAACGAGGTGAGCGCTGTCCAGATGTATTCCTTGACCTCCGGGGTGATGGCAACGCCTTCGCGGGTCAGAATCGCGACAATCCAGTCGGCCGACCAGGCGCGCTCGGGCACGTCATGGATACGGGCGAGCGGCTGGAGACTAACGCTATCTTCCGCTCCATCCGACAGACCGCCGCCGAGATCGTGCCAGTCGCCGCCCATGGCGAGCGCCGCGGCGCGGATCGAGCCGCCAAAATCGAAGGCAAAGACCTGGGCGCAGGCATAACGTCGGAACTGAAGCGCCATCAGCGCCAGCAGAACCGACTTGCCGGCACCGGTTGGGCCGACGACGAGCGTATGGCCGACATCGCCGACGTGCAGGGAAAACCGGAACGGTGTCGAGCCCTCGGTCTTGCCATAGAGCAGTGGCGGCGCTGCAAAATGGGTGTCGCGCACCTCGCCGGCCCAGACCGCCGACAACGGGATCATATGGGCGAGATTGAGCGTGGAAATCGGCGGTTGGCGGACATTGGCGTAGACATGGCCGGGCAGCGAGCCGAGCCAGGCGTCTACCGCGTTGATCGTCTCTGGCATCGCGGTGAAATCGCGACCCTGGATGACCTTCTCGACGAGACGCAGCTTTTCTGCTGCGATGCGTGGGTCATCGTCCCACACCGTCACCGTCGCGGTGACATAGGCCATGCCGGCATAGTCGGCGCCGAGTTCCTGCAAGGCCAGATCGGCATCGGCCGCCTTGTTGGCGGCATCGGTATCGACCAGAACCGAGGCCTCGTTGGTCATCACCTCTTTGAGGATGGCGGCGATCGATTTGCGCTTGGCGAACCATTGCCGACGGATCTTCGTCAGCAGCTTCGTTGCATCTGTCTTGTCAAGCAGGATGGCGCGGGTGGACCACCGATAGGGAAAGGCCAGCCGGTTCAGCTCGTCCAGGATCCCCGGCGTCGTCATGGTCGGAAACCCGGTAATGGTCAGCACACGCAGATGCTGATCACCGAGACGGGGTTCGAGGCCACCGGTCAGCGGCTGATCGGCGACGAGCGCGTCGAGATACATCGGCGTCTCGGGCACACGGACGCGGTGGCGTTTGGTCGAGGCGCAGGCATGGAGATAGGTCAGCGTCTCCCCGTCATCGAGCCAGAGACATTCGGGCATGAAACCGTCGAGCAGCGCCAGGATACGGTCGGTGCGATCGACGAAGCCGCGCAGAGCCTCGTGGACATCGACGCCGGATCGATCGCGCCCCTCATAGAGCCAGCCTTCGGCGCGCGCGGCATCCTCTGCGGGTGGCAGAAAGGCGAAGGTCATGAAGTAGCTGGATTCGTAGTGTGCACCCGCTTCCTCGAAATCCGCTTTGCGTTCGGCATCGACCAGCGCCGAGGCGGCATCGGGAAACAGGCTTTCGGGATAACGCTGCGCCGACAGACGCATGGCTTCGACGAAGATCGCCCAACCCGATCCCAGGCGGCGCAACGCATTGTTGAGGCGACCTGCGACGGCGACCAGCTCGGCCGGCACTGCCGAATCGAGATCGGGACCACGAAACCGCGCGGTGCGCTGGAAGCTGCCATCCTTGTTGAGGACGACGCCGGAGCCGACCAGCGCGGCCCAGGGCAGGAAATCGGCGAGACGCGTGTTGCGGTTGCGATACTCGGTGAGGTTCATCATGAGATCGGCCCCCTCAGACGCCAAGAAAAGCCGGGATGCGCAGATGTCGGCGCACCACATCGACGAACATCGGATCGCGTTTGGCCGCCCACACCGCAGCAAGATGACCGACCGCCCAGATCGCGAGACCGACCAGCCAAAGGCGCAAGCCCAGGCCGAGCGCCGCCGCGAGTGTGCCGTTGAGGATGGCGAGGCCACGCGGTGCGCCGCCGAGCAGGATGTGCTCGGTCAGCGCCCGGTGAACCGGCACCGACATTCCCGGCACCTCGCGGGACGGATCAACCCGGCCAGACATCAGACCAGCGCTCCGCCGCTGAACGAGAAGAACGACAGGAAGAACGAGCTGGCCGCGAAGGCGATGGAGAGGCCGAAGACAATCTGGATCAGCCGGCGAAAGCCGCCGGAGGAGTCACCGAAGGCCAGCGCCAGGCCCGTCGAAATGATGACGATCACCGCGATGATCTTGGCGACGGGGCCTTCGATCGATTCCAGAATCGATTGCAGCGGAGTCTCCCAGGGCATGGACGAGCCGGAGGCACGAGCGGCGGGCACCATGATCACGCTGATGACGGCGATGGATGCCGCCAGGGTCAGATGGCGGCGGACCTGATGAAGGGAACGGATCATGGGTGATCTCCTGTGGGGATGGGATTGAGACGGGTGGGTAAATCGGCGACGCCATTCGCGGCCGGCATGACGCGGTAGTCGCCATCCGGGCCAAGGCCCTCGACGCGGGCGAGTTCGACGAGGCGACGCTGCAATCCGCGCCCGGCGAGCACGGCGACGAGATCGATGGTCTCGGCGATCAGGGCGCGCGGTACGGTGACGACGGCTTCCTGGATGAGCTGCTCCAGACGGCGCAGGCTCCCGATGGCGCTGCCGGCATGGATGGTGCCGACGCCGCCGGGGTGTCCCGTGCCCCACGCCTTGAGGAGATCGAGCGCTTCCGGGCCGCGCACCTCGCCAACCGGGATGCGATCGGGGCGCAGGCGCAAGCTGGAGCGAACGAGATCGGACAACGAAGCGACGCCATCCTTTGTGCGCATGGCGACAAGATTGGGCGCGGCGCATTGCAGTTCGCGCGTATCCTCGATGATGACGACGCGGTCAGTGGTCTTTGCCACTTCGGCCAGCAGCGCGTTTGTCAGCGTCGTCTTGCCGGTCGAGGTGCCGCCGGCGACGAGAATGTTGGCGCGCGATGCCACGGCCAAACGCAGTGCCTCGGCCTGTCCCGCCGTCATGATGCCGGCTGCGACGTAATCGTCGAGCGTGAACACTGCGACGGCGGGTTTGCGGATGGCGAAGGCAGGTGCTGCGACCACCGGCGGCAGCAATCCCTCGAACCGCTCGCCAGTCTCCGGCAGTTCGGCGGAAACGCGAGGGCATCCGGAATGGACCTCGGCACCGACATGATGAGCGACCAAGCGCACGATGCGCTCGCCATCGGCGGGTGCCATTCGCTCACCTGTATCGGACAATCCTTCCGACAGCCGGTCGATCCAGATGCGACCATCCGGGTTCAGCATCACCTCGACGATCGCCGGGTCTTCCAGAAACCGGGCAATGGCGGGACCGAGCGCGGTCCGCAGCATCCGCGCGCCGCGCGCCGTGCTCTCCGAATTCTGGTACGATACCGCCATCTGATCCCCGATCTTGCCGGGGACGACACAGACGCTCCCTGGACGGGGATGATTAAAAGAGCCGTAAGTTGGGCCGATTCAACAAGTATCTATCTGCGTACGGCCATAGCGAAGAAAAGGCGGCAATCGGCGGAGTGTGTTGTATTCCGCGTGCTGTGCCGAGATTACGATGCAGCTTCCGATTCGACCGTCGATGATTTAATTCTGAAGCACTCGCAAGATATACTGGAGACTCTTTTTAAAAAGGGGGCGGACAGTGGCTATCGAACTGATCGTGCATCCGGGCGTTGACAGCGCCTTCCTGGCTTGGCGCGTGCCCTTCATCAACGATTGCCGGGGGTTCGCGCTGCGACGCAAGGTCAGACGCGCCGCAGGCAGCGCGCCCAGCCCGAATGCGACCGGCGTCGCAGATGCCGACGGGTTCGTCGAGGAAATCGTTGCAAGCTGGGTGGGCTTTGCAGACGGCCCGGACGTGCCGGAAGGCACGCGCAAGCCGACGACGGAATGGCCAATCCAAAAGTATCTCTGGTCGGACTTCGCAGTCAGTCCGGGTGATGAGGTCGCCTATCGCGTCGTGCCGATGCTCGGCCCCGAAGCGGCGATGCAGGAAGCCGTCGATCAAGGCTCGGACTGGAGCAAGCCTGTGGCGATCGGTGCTGAAACCGATGGGCGGGCGAGTTGCTTCTTCAATCGCGGCATCGTGGCCAGCCAGTGGCTGACACGACTGCTGCCTAACGAGAACCCATCGACGGCATTGAGAAAGGAGATCGCCGATCCTAAGAGCCGTATTCGCGGCTTTCTCGCCGGTCCGATCCGCGACAAGCTCATCGCGCTGCTGACAGACGCGGCCGCAGCCAAGGCACACGTCTATGCCGCTCTGTTCGAGCTGGACGATCCCGAACTGATCCCATTGCTCAAAGCGCTCAAGAAGCGCGCCCATATCGTGCTCGGCAATGGCGCGGTGAAAAAGAAGGGCGAGGACGAGAATGACGACGCACGCACCGCACTCAGCGGCTGCGACGTGCGCAACCGCATGACCGCGCCCCGCGCGCTCGCGCACAACAAGTTTCTGGTGATCTGCGAC encodes the following:
- the trbK-alt gene encoding putative entry exclusion protein TrbK-alt encodes the protein MDGKMLARIAAVVFVGTAVTATVIELTRKDAPPAYHGPGLAATTPSDPLRTELRRCQRIGEAGRSDPACLNAWAESRLRFLGQAANETPAPGAPSAPNVGATKEPTTEPSDGPNTVEAR
- the trbE gene encoding conjugal transfer protein TrbE, with protein sequence MMNLTEYRNRNTRLADFLPWAALVGSGVVLNKDGSFQRTARFRGPDLDSAVPAELVAVAGRLNNALRRLGSGWAIFVEAMRLSAQRYPESLFPDAASALVDAERKADFEEAGAHYESSYFMTFAFLPPAEDAARAEGWLYEGRDRSGVDVHEALRGFVDRTDRILALLDGFMPECLWLDDGETLTYLHACASTKRHRVRVPETPMYLDALVADQPLTGGLEPRLGDQHLRVLTITGFPTMTTPGILDELNRLAFPYRWSTRAILLDKTDATKLLTKIRRQWFAKRKSIAAILKEVMTNEASVLVDTDAANKAADADLALQELGADYAGMAYVTATVTVWDDDPRIAAEKLRLVEKVIQGRDFTAMPETINAVDAWLGSLPGHVYANVRQPPISTLNLAHMIPLSAVWAGEVRDTHFAAPPLLYGKTEGSTPFRFSLHVGDVGHTLVVGPTGAGKSVLLALMALQFRRYACAQVFAFDFGGSIRAAALAMGGDWHDLGGGLSDGAEDSVSLQPLARIHDVPERAWSADWIVAILTREGVAITPEVKEYIWTALTSLASAPLVERTITGLCVLLQSNDLKQALRPYCVGGAHGRLLDAEAEHLGSASVQAFETEGLIGTEAAPAVLAYLFHRIEDRLDGSPTLIIIDEGWLALDDEGFAGQLREWLKTLRKKNASVIFATQSLSDIDGSAIAPAIIESCPTRLLLPNERAIEPQITAIYRRFGLNDRQIEILARAVPKRDYYCQSRRGNRLFELGLSDVALALCAASSKTDQTAIAAVVAEHGRAGFLGPWLRHRGLAWATDLIPNLTTVETLP
- the trbF gene encoding conjugal transfer protein TrbF encodes the protein MFKRPATHYGKTPEPETPYQRAAQAWDERIGSARVQAKNWRLMAFGSLALSAGLAAALVWQSASGSIVPWVVQVDKLGATQAVAPATADYQPTDPQTAWQLARFIEQVRSIPADPIIVRQNWLRAYDFTTTSGALALGDYARANDPFAKVGKIQIAVDVSSVIRASPSSFRVAWTERRYQDGSLADTARWTAILTIAVQPPREPEKLRANPLGIYVNAINWSKELGQ
- the trbJ gene encoding P-type conjugative transfer protein TrbJ, with translation MTLRRCRRRSFGGLFAASILSVPLATSPLIVAPAHAIIVFDPTNYVQNVLQAARALEQITNQITSLQNEAQMLINQARNLANLPYSSLQQLQQSIARTQALLAQAQNIAYDVQKIDQAFNTTYGTASTSTSSATLIANAKTRWQNSIAGLQDAMRVQATVVGNLDTNRSQMSALVGESQAATGALQATQAGNQLLALQAQQLADLTAVLAANGRAQALTDAEHAAAADQGREQRRRFLTPGTGYQAGSAKMFYGN
- a CDS encoding TrbI/VirB10 family protein; amino-acid sequence: MSAIDPGTRAGREPDDSDRPLTGEPATPMRLRAEPPRVTRLSRKVLAGLGVVAGLGIGGALIYALQTRDGGKGQELYSTDNRTTPDGLNNLPKDYAGVPKLGAPLPGDLGRPIVSAQNRGQPVPTPTIATPNSGLTQEEQRRLQETEAARTARLFAATETRNVSAQAPAPTTTAKPQTQPDLASLGLSPQPATPTAQDRQLSFLNQTKDKRTVAPDRVAAPASVNVVQAGAVIAAALITGIRSDLPGQITAQVTENIYDSPTGKILLIPQGTRLIGQYDNGVGFGQRRVLLVWNRLIMPNGRSIVLERQPGADAEGYAGLEDGVDYHWGELFKAAALSTLLSIGANTGSSSNESGLVSAIRDGASDSIGQTGRQIVQRQLNIAPTLTIRPGFPVRVIVTRDLVLEPYGATP
- a CDS encoding VirB3 family type IV secretion system protein; translation: MSGRVDPSREVPGMSVPVHRALTEHILLGGAPRGLAILNGTLAAALGLGLRLWLVGLAIWAVGHLAAVWAAKRDPMFVDVVRRHLRIPAFLGV
- the trbB gene encoding P-type conjugative transfer ATPase TrbB; this encodes MAVSYQNSESTARGARMLRTALGPAIARFLEDPAIVEVMLNPDGRIWIDRLSEGLSDTGERMAPADGERIVRLVAHHVGAEVHSGCPRVSAELPETGERFEGLLPPVVAAPAFAIRKPAVAVFTLDDYVAAGIMTAGQAEALRLAVASRANILVAGGTSTGKTTLTNALLAEVAKTTDRVVIIEDTRELQCAAPNLVAMRTKDGVASLSDLVRSSLRLRPDRIPVGEVRGPEALDLLKAWGTGHPGGVGTIHAGSAIGSLRRLEQLIQEAVVTVPRALIAETIDLVAVLAGRGLQRRLVELARVEGLGPDGDYRVMPAANGVADLPTRLNPIPTGDHP
- a CDS encoding TrbC/VirB2 family protein, with product MIRSLHQVRRHLTLAASIAVISVIMVPAARASGSSMPWETPLQSILESIEGPVAKIIAVIVIISTGLALAFGDSSGGFRRLIQIVFGLSIAFAASSFFLSFFSFSGGALV
- the trbG gene encoding P-type conjugative transfer protein TrbG, with the translated sequence MIRPSRLTAGHPANRIHAMPPMCGTGKAARRKAAFAALLLCTSALAGCATAQKPPEISYDDVAPAVQTVDPPAPVRVVELPKVLPLPGQLKPVGKDGKPMPELADPAARVNEANASARMQPVRNGFINAIQIYPFVDGALYQVYTAPGQITDIALQPGETLVGSGPVAAGDTVRWIIGDTESGTGATKQVHILVKPTRPELMSNLVINTNARTYHMELRSTEKTYMASVSWQYPQDQLIALRRQNSQAEAVQPVATGVNLASVNFRYEVTGDPAPWRPLRAFDDGKQVFIEFPKGISQGEMPPLFVVGPEGDTSELVNYRVRGNYMIVDRLFAAAELRFGSDKNQKRVRVTRTDGRPAS
- the trbL gene encoding P-type conjugative transfer protein TrbL, which codes for MGDTGVIDHFLEVFTRYIDSGFGLLSGEVAFIATTLIVIDVTLAALFWSWGADDDIIARLVKKTLFVGVFAYIIGNWNTLARIVFESFAGLGLKASGTGFTTTDLLRPGKVAQTGFDAARPLIESISDLMGFVAFFENFIQIACLLFAWALVMLAFFILAIQLFVTLIEFKLTTLAGFVLIPFGLFGKSAFMAERVLGNIISSGIKVLVLAVIIGIGSTLFSEFTAGFGGETPTIDQAMAIVLAALSLLGLGIFGPGIASGLVSGGPQLGAGAAIGTGLAAGGMVAAGGAAIGAVASSGAALAGGVAAAARGGATLAGGATAAYRAGGASGIASTGASKVGAAIASPFKRAAASMKDGFQAGERAVTGEAAPDNAADASSASASSADSSGPPAWAKRMKRGQQASHGIQAAAHAVKSGDSHGGGSSVNLSESDR